The Cololabis saira isolate AMF1-May2022 chromosome 20, fColSai1.1, whole genome shotgun sequence genome includes a window with the following:
- the LOC133420417 gene encoding galactose-3-O-sulfotransferase 3-like, giving the protein METFDFGYSTLPSDPAPGLKPKHTNIVFLKTHKTASSTMQNVLFRFAERKNLTVALPVQSCRHQFCYPSILKSDFVHPHTLPANIITNDMHFSKTALQELMPNNTIYVTIMREPTSMFESSFSYSGRDCKSFRRVLTRSLENFLNNPLNYYRPEEDDSMNAHNCLTFDFGGDKDRPPTDVAYAQAFVAEVEQALSLVMISDYFDESLVLLRHVLSWDLDDIVYLKLNMRVATAKKSLTPGLSAKIRAWNSIDAYLYDHFNASLWRKLSALGLASVSREVKLLQQHQERLVRDCFGGNKPLFGIGAEIKNPVLRSYKPNKEVDIVGYDLPANISREMRKICLKYITPELSYTEMLLRSQSQRYLKNHRNQSPPKTQDLQQPKQPILPRDSQGRPNQPPAPGA; this is encoded by the coding sequence ATGGAGACCTTCGACTTTGGATATTCTACCCTCCCTTCTGACCCAGCCCCAGGCCTGAAACCGAAACACACCAACATCGTGTTCCTCAAGACCCACAAAACTGCCAGCAGCACTATGCAGAACGTGCTGTTTCGTTTTGCAGAACGTAAGAACCTGACGGTGGCGTTGCCTGTACAGTCCTGTAGGCACCAGTTCTGTTATCCAAGTATTTTAAAATCTGACTTTGTACATCCACACACACTGCCAGCAAACATAATCACGAATGATATGCACTTCAGTAAGACCGCATTACAAGAACTGATGCCAAACAACACAATATATGTCACAATTATGAGAGAGCCAACCTCCATGTTTGAATCATCATTTAGTTACAGCGGAAGGGACTGTAAGAGCTTCCGAAGGGTCCTCACTCGTTCATTGGAGAATTTCTTAAATAATCCCTTAAACTACTACCGACCAGAAGAGGATGATTCTATGAATGCACACAACTGCTTGACTTTCGACTTCGGAGGAGACAAAGATCGTCCACCGACAGATGTGGCGTATGCACAGGCCTTTGTGGCAGAGGTGGAACAAGCGTTATCCTTGGTGATGATTTCAGACTACTTTGATGAATCTCTAGTTCTCCTTCGTCATGTCCTCTCTTGGGATTTGGATGACATTGTGTATCTCAAGCTCAACATGCGGGTAGCAACTGCTAAGAAGAGCTTGACACCAGGTCTTTCTGCAAAAATCCGTGCCTGGAATTCCATAGATGCGTACCTTTATGACCACTTTAATGCCTCACTGTGGCGGAAACTGTCAGCTCTAGGTCTAGCCAGTGTGTCGAGGGAGGTGAAACTCCTTCAGCAGCACCAAGAGAGGTTGGTGAGAGACTGTTTTGGTGGAAATAAGCCACTTTTCGGTATTGGTGCCGAAATCAAAAACCCGGTTCTCCGCTCCTATAAGCCTAATAAAGAAGTTGACATAGTTGGTTATGACCTCCCTGCAAATATCAGCCGTGAGATGCGGAAGATCTGCCTCAAGTATATCACGCCGGAACTATCATACACAGAGATGCTTCTTCGTTCGCAGTCACAGCGGTATCTTAAAAACCATCGGAATCAGAGTCCCCCTAAGACACAAGATCTCCAACAGCCCAAACAACCTATTCTGCCTCGGGATTCTCAGGGCCGTCCCAATCAACCACCAGCCCCTGGTGCTTAA